In Cutaneotrichosporon cavernicola HIS019 DNA, chromosome: 1, one DNA window encodes the following:
- a CDS encoding uncharacterized protein (Aldo/keto reductase family), protein MSTTTTTDSNPKMQYVRLGNSGLKVSRLILGCMSYGTPTYQSWILDEKTGIEHIKHAYSRGINTFDTANVYANGASEIVLGKAIKAIGCPREAVVVLTKCYFPVGKLGEAGNVGGAADMNTPEGANGSGLSRKHIFGSIKASLERLQLDYVDVLQCHRFDYDTPIEETMQALHDVVQAGYARYIGMSSCHAYQFHQMQNYAVTNRLTPFISMQNYHNGVYREEEREMVPTLKMFGTGMIPWSPLARGFLTRPWDTEEGLRQKTDAAYKTRKLHMHTDAMKAINERVAELAKKKGVSMAQIALAWQLSCDFVTAPIVGSTRLAALDELIDAVDMRLTPGEKAYIDEPYVPQAIIGHT, encoded by the exons ATgagcaccaccaccaccaccgacaGCAACCCCAAGATGCAGTACG TCCGCCTCGGTAACTCTGGCCTCAAGGTCTCCCGACTCATCCT gggATGCATGT CGTACGGCACTCCGACGTACCAGTCCTGgatcctcgacgagaagacggGCATCGAGCACATCAAGCACGCTTACTCCCGCGGCATCAACACCTTCGA CACGGCTAACGTGTACGCAAACGGCGCGAGTGAGATTGTGCTTGGCAAGGCGATCAAGGCGATCGGGTGCCCGCGTGAAGCCGTCGTCGTGCTCACCAAGTGCTACTTCCCGGTCGGGAAGCTTGGGGAGGCCGGAAACGTCGGTGGAGCGGCTGACATGAATACTCCAGAGGGCGCGAACGGGTCGGGACTCAGCAGAAAGCATATCTTCGGGTCGATCAAGGCGTCACTTGAGCGGCTGCAGCTCGATTATGTCGATGTGCTTCAGTGTCATCG CTTCGACTACGACACGCCTATCGAGGAGACGATGCAGGCGCTCCACGACGTCGTGCAGGCCGGCTATGCGCGATACATCGGCATGAGCTCGTGCCACGCGTACCAGTTCCATCAGATGCAGA actACGCCGTCACCAACCGCCTCACGCCGTTCATCTCGATGCAGAACTATCACAACGGCGTGTaccgcgaggaggagcgcgagatggtTCCAACCCTCAAG ATGTTCGGCACGGGGATGATTCCTTGGTCGCCCCTCGCGCGCGGTTTCCTGACGCGGCCGTGGGAcaccgaggagggcctCCGCCAAAAGACAGATGCGGCTTATAAG ACCCGCAAGCTACACATGCACACGGACGCCATGAAGGCTATCAACGAGCGCGTTGCCGAGctggccaagaagaagggcgtGAGCATGGCACAGATCGCTCTCGCCTGGCAGCTGAGCTGCGACTTTGTCACCGCTCCCATCGTCGGTAGCACGCGTCTGGCGGcactcgacgagctcatcgacgccgtcgacatGCGTCTCACCCCGGGCGAAAAGGCGTACATCGACGAGCCGTACGTCCCGCAGGCGATCATCGGGCACACATAG
- the SPO11 gene encoding uncharacterized protein (Type IIB DNA topoisomerase): MLSFSRYPTSSLKSTAAQPSSSSLPPLLLPVSRHLLIDDCTSNEPLGHSEDDDDEFLLGFSSSSQGSEKEDVLATSTSFLHNETQLRDDSLEEARLESVGSLSKSPCQANQPTLLSLDPAIGATGVDDAALFEFLKKRRQAKRDVELSPIQSVSAVHEPLPPDKPASTDPLDLYFKAMDDVSVMAADGPRTLRGSTGGDSRILREHTFPHEPRPASKQPVLLYMTRVLLVASVLYDAILNNSRVTLRDVYYRDVSLFKQQRVVNSVSRVRLSVDSEIVDDLIATVGLKRDDLHVCAASKGLIASKAVTIKLTTGEELSLSSTLPTLIPRAEAIQNLEAPDGLEWILVVEKDAVMQTLCSSRLLDDVRVGPGALGKGFPDLSTLQLLRRLADQFPCARIGALVDADPHGIGIFVARHGDLLELSVRDAQLAKKMCTDLADVNPVWRRELVHMLHLNRKAEIQVLCGPSSGDIWAEAGAGCLSLYRTSNRLIEYIVSKLSQPK, translated from the exons ATGCTCTCATTCTCCCGTTATCCCACTTCGTCGCTCAAATCGACCGCTGCacaaccttcctcctccagcttACCCCCCTTACTCCTCCCCGTGAGTCGCCACCTCTTAATAGACGATTGTACCAGCAACGAACCGCTGGGACACAgcgaagacgacgacgacgagttcctcctcggcttctcgtcgtcgtcccagGGTTctgagaaggaggacgtACTCGCCACATCTACCTCATTTCTCCACAACGAAACACAGCTACGGGATGACAGTTTGGAAGAGGCCAGACTCGAGAGCGTCGGCTCGCTCTCTAAGTCTCCTTGTCAGGCAAACCAACCCACACTGTTGTCACTGGACCCTGCCATTGGTGCCACCGGAGTGGACGATGCCGCGCTCTTCGAGTTTCTCAAGAAGCGGCGGCAGGCAAAGCGCGACGTCGAACTGAGCCCTATCCAATCCGTATCCGCAGTACACGAACCGCTACCGCCCGACAAGCCGGCGAGCACCGACCCACTCGACCTGTATTTCAAGGCCATGGACGATGTGTCAGTGATGGCCGCCGACGGTCCACGGACACT GAGGGGCAGTACTGGTGGCGACTCACG GATTCTTCGAGAGCATACTTTCCCTCATGAGCCTCGCCCTGCATCCAAACAACCGGTGCTGCTGTACATGA CACGTGTTCTCCTGGTAGCTTCTGTGCTCTACGACGCAATTCTCAACAACAGCCGGGTCACCCTGCG CGACGTCTATTACCGCGATGTCTCACTCTTCAAGCAGCAACGGGTAGTCAACAGCGTGAGTCGGGTGCGCCTCAGTGTTGACAGCGAGATCGTTGATGACCTTATCGCTACCGTTGGCCTCAAGCGTGACGACCTTCATGTT TGTGCTGCCTCAAAGGGCCTCATCGCGTCCAAAGCAGTCACGATCAAGCTGACAACGGGAGAGGAGCTTTCACTTTCCTCCACCCTG CccaccctcatccctcgGGCCGAAGCAATCCAGAACTTGGAGGCGCCTGACGGGCTAGAATGGATCCTAGTCGTCGAAAAGGAT GCCGTGATGCAGACCCTCTGCAGCTCTCGCCTactcgacgacgtgcgcgTCGGACCAGGTGCTCTG GGAAAGGGCTTCCCAGATTTGTCCACCCTCCAGCTGCTCCGGCGCTTGGCTGATCAATTCCCTTGCGCCCGAATCGGCGCGCTTGTCGACGCTGATCCACATGGCATCGGTATTTT TGTTGCTAGGCACGGAGACCTTCTAGAGTTGAGTGTACGTGACGCACAGCTG GCGAAGAAGATGTGCACCGACCTGGCAGACGTCAACCCTGTGTGGCG CCGGGAGCTCGTGCATATGCTGCACCTCAACCGGAAGGCTGAGATCCAAGTCCTATGCGGGCCATCATCGGGCGATATATGGGCAGAGGCTGGAGCTGGCTGTCTATCTCTGTACCGTACGTCGAATCGACTAATCGAGTACATCGTCTCCAAGCTCTCACAGCCAAAGTAG
- the BNA3 gene encoding uncharacterized protein (Aminotransferase class I and II): MATSRDSVIPQAERMFEGGTHKLDVWTIFTPANVPPDCINLGQGFMNWAPADWIRKAAHKAMDDDIMVNHYAHPRGRPRLVKAISDVYSPTFPNLEGRKLNPEEIVVTAGANGGIYSALTAHLEPGDEVVLIEPFFDQYFATIAFQGGKPVYVPLHPPKEGGGKSSGADWTLNLDELEAAFTPKTKAIIINTPHNPVGKVFTKEELEGIAKICIKHNVLVIADEVYDCMIYDGKSHFHIASLPGMWERTLSVFSGGKSFAATGWRVGWLIGPQPLVSATLAAQSRIVFCTNGPMQEATAIALEGAAEHKFFETQTAEYQERRDILCSYFDQLGLPYTLPEGSYFVLVDMSRLKIPEDYPIPETCKGRGKDFAKCWWMANEIKVVSIPPSEFYCEDHVAIGENFARFAFCKDPELLHAAGKRLLQLKPYLQ, encoded by the exons ATGGCTACTTCCCGCGACTCCGTGATTCcccaggccgagcgcaTGTTCGAAGGTGGCACCCACAAGCTCGATGTGTGGACCATCTTCAC CCCGGCCAACGTGCCTCCTGACTgcatcaacctcggccAGGGCTTCATGAACTGGGCTCCCGCCGACTGGATCCGCAAGGCTGCGCACAAGgccatggacgacgacatcaTGGTGAACCATTACGCTCACCCTCGTGGCCGGCCCCGCCTTGTCAAGGCCATTAGCGATGTTTACTCGCCGACTTTCCCCAACCTTGAAGGCCGCAAGCTCAATCCCGAGGAGATTGTCGTGACGGCCGGCGCCAACGGGG GCATTTACTCTGCCCTCACTGCGCATCTCGAGCCTGGAGATGAGGTCGTTCTCATCGAGCCGTTCTTCGACCAGTACTTTGCCACCATTGCGTTCCAGGGCGGCAAGCCCGTGTACGTGCCGCTCCATCCTCCTAAagagggcggcggcaagtCGAGCGGTGCGGACTGGactctcaacctcgacgagctcgaggccgcctTCACGCCCAAGACCAAGGCGATCATCATCAACACCCCCCACAACCCCGTTGGCAAAGTGTtcaccaaggaggagctcgagggcatTGCCAAGATCTGCATCAAGCacaacgtcctcgtcattgCCGACGAGGTATACGACTGCATGATTTACGACGGCAAGTCGCACTTCCACATCGCCTCGCTCCCGGGCATGTGGGAACGCACACTCTCTGTCTTCTCGGGTGGCAAGTCGTTCGCGGCAACCGGCTGGCGTGTCGGATGGCTCATTGGGCCCCAGCCCCTCGTCTCGgccaccctcgccgctcaGTCGCGCATCGTGTTCTGCACTAACGGTCCCATGCAAGAGGCGACTGCCATTGCGCTTGAGGGTGCCGCTGAGCACAAGTTCTTCGAGACCCAGACCGCCGAGTACCAGGAGCGCCGCGACATCCTCTGCTCGTATTTTGACCAACTCGGCCTGCCGTACACGCTTCCCGAGGGCTCGTACTTtgtgctcgtcgacatgAGCAGGCTCAAGATACCCGAGGACTACCCCATCCCCGAGACGTGCAAGGGCCGCGGCAAGGACTTTGCCAAGTGTTGGTGGATGGCAAATGAGATCAAGGTGGTATCGATCCCTCCTTCTG AGTTTTACTGTGAGGACCACGTTGCTATTGGCGAGAACTTTGCTCG cttTGCGTTCTGCAAGGaccccgagctcctccacgCCGCCGGTAAGCGCCTTCTCCAGCTCAAGCCGTACCTCCAGTAG
- a CDS encoding uncharacterized protein (Mpv17 / PMP22 family), with amino-acid sequence MAEPPVSARDAAALHGARVASSSAAGAPSASAIPKLEAGPSRVPPPPSGVKAAPILNGTAPRQAFPKRLLARYLRALEARPLRTKMITSMCLFATGDTLAQFGIEGRRLPWSKREEEGEKNDEVWDPTRAARLMFYGCFVFAPFAHNWINLLERVKFPSRLKTLAARVTLDQVVWGPFIVCLFWTSNGFLEGKTPAEVKAKLDMAFVPVYTKSLMVFGPTALVNFAFVPLQHRLLVGQSVGLGWNTYLSYLNHLNNKRLAAAAAALSTAELREAEEIAAHHDATAAHADVELQRAVMDKARARKEKLLQSQGGGATGVGTRMGV; translated from the exons ATGGCAGAACCACCAGTTTCCGCCCGCGACGCTGCTGCGCTgcatggcgcgcgcgtcgcgtcctcctccgctgcAGGGGCGCCATCGGCATCTGCAATTCCGAAACTCGAGGCCGGCCCATCACGCGTCCCGCCCCCTCCTTCgggcgtcaaggccgcgCCGATCCTCAATGGAACAGCACCGCGCCAGGCGTTCCCGAAACGCCTGCTTGCACGGTATTTGCGTGCATTGGAGGCGCGCCCGCTGCGCACCAAGATGATAACCAGCATGTGTTTGTTCGCCACGGGCGACACGCTCGCTCAGTTCGGCATTGAGGGCCGCCGGCTGCCATGGTCCAAacgagaagaggaaggggagaaGAATGACGAGGTGTGGGACCCGacgcgcgcagcgcgactCATGTTCT ATGGGTGTTTCGTATTCGCGCCGTTTGCTCATAACTGGATCAACCTGCTCGAGCGGGTCAAGTTCCCGTCGCGCTTGAAAacgctggcggcgcgggttACTCTCGATCAGGTTGTTTGGGGACCGTTCATTGTGTGCT TGTTCTGGACTTCGAACGGGttcctcgagggcaagactccggccgaggtcaaggccaagcttgACATGGCCTTCGTCCCCGTCTACACCAAGTCGCTGATGGTGTTCGGCCCGACTGCGCTGGTCAACTTTGCCTTTGTGCCACTGCAGCACCGGTTACTGGTGGGCCAGAGTGTGGGACTGG gaTGGAACACCTACCTCTCCTACCTCAACCACTTGAACAACAAGCGCCtcgcggctgcggctgcagCGTTGTCGAcggccgagctgcgcgaaGCGGAGGAAATTGCGGCGCACCACGATGCTACAGCAGCACATGCCGATGTCGAGCTGCAGCGGGCAGTGATGGACAAggcgcgtgcgcgcaaggagaagctTCTGCAGTCGCAGGGCGGTGGCGCAACTGGTGTGGGTACGCGTATGGGTGTATAG
- a CDS encoding uncharacterized protein (Uncharacterised ACR, YagE family COG1723), protein MFAARLWRVTGTPGMRCAAQSLRPPLFSRRHFHPIRLASTSPNQAPVSSQPRQSIERARPTRPPKQATHKPPRRRMEAASLPLRNETAPTRGPILQCIAHTTAERYDLSALAVTLRRLGVRWDEVPEGDPDRAFVIQPWKGRGGAERLIRGKDVRPEAEDEGDDLGFEYGERGEILVFHSGSFVTWGLTEEEGRAFLRNVIRTKGSRVEHGRLADADCEVEEADFVVDPEAQTHILGNLILLGRPPELSTFSSSSPALASLLARYTLSLSLTRSSSLSVLENRLDKHIASVSLLPRALEVFGEQPLGRRDVIRKAGELMTLRMAVNTRGGGLEDTPEFYWSEPELEQYFDAIANEFEMKERVETINKKIDYAQEVQSTLRALLTEASGHRMEIIIILLIAVEVVFLLIREGPELYEELVHPVMGRVKDVLGPLTKPSSAPRVRGVAPAPEPVTSAPEAEANDEPRRLV, encoded by the exons ATGTTCGCAGCGCGCCTCTGGCGTGTGACGGGGACACCGGGGATGCGATGTGCAGCCCAGTCACTTCGTCCTCCATTATTCTCACGCCGCCACTTCCACCCCATCCGCCTCgcctcaacgtcgccgaACCAGGCCCCAGTCTCCTCGCAGCCGAGACAGTCGATTGAGCGCGCTCGGCCAACGCGCCCGCCGAAGCAAGCGACCCACAAACCTCCCCGCCGTCGCATGGAGGCCGCCTCGCTTCCGCTGCGTAACGAGACGGCTCCGACCCGAGGCCCGATCCTGCAATGCATCGCGCACACTACGGCCGAGCGGTACGACCTTTCCGCGCTGGCGGTCACcttgcgccgcctcggtgTGCGGTGGGACGAGGTACCGGAGGGGGACCCTGACCGCGCGTTCGTGATTCAGCCGTGGAAGGGACGTGGCGGAGCAGAGCGGCTGATTCGCGGCAAGGATGTGCGTCCCGAagccgaggatgagggagacgacctcggcttcgAGTACGGCGAACGCGGCGAGATTCTCGTCTTCCACTCGGGAAGCTTTGTCACTTGGGGCCTGACGGAAGAGGAGGGTCGCGCGTTTCTGCGTAACGTCATCCGGACCAAGGGGAgccgcgtcgagcacgGACGCCTCGCAGACGCCGATtgcgaggtcgaggaggcggactTTGTCGTCGACCCCGAGGC ccAAACACACATCTTGGGCAACCTgatcctcctcggccgtccGCCAGAGCTATCCACTTtctcgagcagctcaccTGCTCTCGCCTCTCTTCTCGCGCGCTACACCCTCAGTCTGTCGCTCACGCGCTCGTCATCTCTCTCCGTCCTCGAGAACAGGTTAGACAAGCACATTGCCTCCGTCTCGCTCCTCCCCCGCGCTCTCGAAGTCTTCGGTGAACAGCCCCTGGGGCGCCGCGACGTTATCCGCAAGGCTGGCGAGCTCATGACCCTCCGCATGGCTGTTAAcacgcgcggcggcggcctcgaggacacgCCCGAGTTTTACTGGTCCGAACCGGAGCTTGAACAGTACTTTGACGCGATCGCCAACGAGTTTGAGATgaaggagcgcgtcgagacGATCAACAAGAAGATCGACTATGCGCAGGAGGTGCAGAGCACTCTGCGCGCCTTGCTCACCGAGGCGAGTGGACACCGCATGGAAATTATCATTATCCTTCTCATTGCCGTCGAAGTGGTTTTC CTCCTCATCCGCGAGGGTCCCGAACTTTacgaggagctcgtgcACCCCGTCATGGGTCGGGTGAAAGATGTGCTCGGTCCGCTGACAAAGCCGTCAtctgcgccgcgcgtcCGTGGCGTCGCCCCGGCGCCTGAGCCCGTTACGTCGGcgcccgaggccgaggccaatGACGAGCCCCGTCGCCTTGTCTAG
- the PAM18 gene encoding uncharacterized protein (Mitochondrial import inner membrane translocase subunit tim14): MSSAVVIGLGTLGAAFAGRVAWQMMRRGAADQFVKGGFKPKMDRAEAIAILGLRDPLTANKLKDAHRRLMLANHPDRSGSPLLAGKINEAKALLDKTVRK, translated from the exons ATGTCTTCAGCAGTCGTCATTGGACTCGGTACACTCGGAGCGGCGTTCGCGGGCCGTGTGGCGTGGCAGATGAtgcgccgcggcgccgcAGACCAGTTCGTCAAGGGCGGGTTCAAGCCCAAGATggaccgcgccgaggccatcgCGATTCTGGGTCTTCG CGACCCGCTCACTGCgaacaagctcaaggatGCGCACCGGCGTCTCATGCTCGCGAACCACCCAGATAGGTCTGGCTCTCCGCTATTAGCTGGAAAAATCAATGAGGCGAAAGCTCTTCTTGA CAAGACGGTTCGCAAGTAG
- the RPL30 gene encoding uncharacterized protein (Ribosomal protein L7Ae/L30e/S12e/Gadd45 family), which translates to MAPTKKSKSAKHSESINARLQLVVKSGRYTLGYKQALKQLRNGKSKLILISRNCPPLRKSELEYYAMLSKTSVHHYDGSNVDLGTAAGRMYRVGVMSIQDAGDSDLLQVQEA; encoded by the exons ATGGCGCCCACCAAGAAGTCTAAGTCGGCCAAGCACTCGGAGAGCATCAACGCCCgcctccagctcgtcgtcaagtCGGGCCGCTACACCCTCGGCTACAAGCAGGCGCTCAAGCAGCTGCGCAACGGCAAGT CCAAGCTCATCCTTATCTCGCGCAACTGCCCCCCGCTCCGCAAGTCGGAGCTTGAGTACTACGCCATGCT ctcgaAGACCTCGGTTCACCACTACGACGGCTCGaacgtcgacctcggcaccgCCGCTGGTCGCATGTACCGCGTCGGTGTCATGTCGATCCAGGACGCCGGTGACTCCGACCTC CTCCAGGTCCAGGAGGCTTAG
- a CDS encoding uncharacterized protein (Lysine methyltransferase) translates to MSELDLSALQTLRRQYFGLVPPYLLHVPDLPPAAQEWLADNLVESPLPAPEEGYQRSFWKRLLQPLEAGAGEDGVEERVYEVVAGIMATPPRFGEPPQSYKTFLYGRPECAITLLEEQVAVQAGTTGLRTWTAALHLGHHVLHSSPSIFLPSSASAPPPVLELGAGTGFLSILLAQLGADVITTDLGDENGDDEDQLEHPPRVRSLDWSDASAPPDDRPGVWAEALEPVEGRGRVVLAADVIYDPDLVPFLVDAIGVLAKESYAVLAATVRNEKTFKLFLDECSSREMRTELLDLTPMDSSAPTFWDTALDAGTRVEIVRVTPS, encoded by the exons CCCGCCATACCTCCTCCATGTACCTGACCTTCCTCCGGCTGCCCAGGAATGGCTGGCGGACAATCTTGTGGAGAGTCCCTTGCCTGCGCCGGAGGAAGGTTACCAACGCTCCTTCTGGAAGCGATTGTTGCAGCCTCTGGAGGCGGGGGCAGGGGAGGATGGTGTTGAGGAGCGTGTCTACGAGGTCGTGGCCGGAATCATGGCCACTCCACCTCGCTTTGGAGA ACCACCACAGTCCTACAAGACATTCCTGTATGGTCGGCCCGAGTGCGCGATCACACTCCTTGAGGAGCAGGTTGCGGTGCAGGCGGGAACAACGGGCCTGCGGACATGGACTGCAGCTCTCCACCTGGGCCACCACGTTCTGCACTCTTCCCCATCCatcttccttccctcctccgcatccgcaccaccgcctgtccttgagctcggcgcagGCACAGGCTTCCTCTcgatcctcctcgcccagctcgggGCTGACGTGATCACAACGGACCTCGGTGATGAgaacggcgacgatgagg ACCAATTGGAGCATCCACCACGAGTACGCTCCCTCGACTGGTCTGACGCTTCCGCACCGCCAGATGATCGGCCCGGGGTGTGGGCTGAGGCACTTGAACCGGTCGAAGGAAGGGGGCGGGTTGTCTTGGCTGCAGACGTT atcTACGACCCAGACCTGGTGCCCTTCCTTGTGGACGCCATTGGGGTGTTAGCCAAGGAGAGCTATGCGGTGCTGGCCGCCACGGTACGAAACGAGAAGACATTCAaactcttcctcgacgagtgTT cctcTCGCGAGATGCGCACGGAACTCCTTGACCTCACGCCGATGGACTCCTCCGCCCCGACATTCTGGGACACAGCACTCGACGCGGGTACGCGTGTCGAGATCGTACGCGTGACACCGTCTTAG